One part of the Oncorhynchus kisutch isolate 150728-3 linkage group LG22, Okis_V2, whole genome shotgun sequence genome encodes these proteins:
- the ccdc135 gene encoding dynein regulatory complex subunit 7, protein MEVLPKVESDKEVAIEEAEEDRQDEVNEDLLKLEETLCNIQITPTPCSLPERAQEVDLSQYPTSYKENSPQEKLLLAIADNFCCQYVHLYPDRKPLLLSPLNECGVQKFVSTTLRPTLLSYPELYSWEGCASFVSEFLSLEPLDPPIDPPRHLYSPTWLMQTQRGSCFDFSTLLCSLLLGAGYNAYCVSGYAVKEMCLLNQSLQECPLLVTHVKGKATEQKRQVKKYSVKPPRDLRSGFEQRQEERRQADAQAILLKKQQEAERLQEERERLPPDPLLGLRVHCWVLILSGNREVPENFFINPLTGKSLSTTNKCFLGIESIWNHQNYWVNMQDCRFGCVEMNFDLGDAVKWEYLLYGTTGQSLLLIPDMKKQQEAEDDEEEEVDEPKVFEMPPSWVNQINISQQDMETRCPGGMKVIQYRKAKLEKFAPYLLPDGLVTRLTSYSDLDCTQPSTVKEWYQHRHDHLEERELKKTSNVTNEHFRPGRSYALKSHRYITMTPETERQMDFYSHARADGLARRVEMPFEMTETFEDRPDFMYHRHVVFGKRIKVFGPSNTEAPDQGQRPLQKVVEQFNRDRSKPAGEDVAERIFLVSEDRIQVTYHREDDRIIPAWRNFIKPRDSGDSQNPHSFTPQMASTFQVDPFEKPSKNLFLYEMLVHMMKEEERVALRVKESEKEVRAILGVREQEESSIELHISIYNTARNERARCHREALERTAKEERLRQEEKELDFLAPLLAQLGDPENLTRQAALQLRNDCLADLKQRLIDKANLIQARFERETQELQQKQQWYQKNQLTMTKEDEDEYLAYCSDAMFRIHILKLRLSRHKDKAPQKYLALDERLRRDPRLANHLW, encoded by the exons ATGGAGGTATTGCCTAAAGTGGAATCTGACAAAGAGGTTGCCATTGAGGAAGCTGAAGAGGATCGACAGGATGAGGTTAACGAGGATCTGCTTAAACTAGAGGAGACCCTCTGCAACATACAAATAACCCCAACACCGTGTTCACT GCCAGAACGGGCACAGGAGGTTGACCTGTCCCAATACCCAACCTCTTATAAAGAAAACTCACCACAGGAAAAGCTGCTGCTTGCCATCGCCGACAACTTCTGCTGCCAGTATGTGCACCTTTACCCTGACCGAAAACCCCTTCTGCTGAGCCCACTCAATGAGTGTGGAGTCCAG AAATTTGTCAGTACAACCTTGAGGCCCACCTTGCTCTCATACCCGGAGCTGTACAGCTGGGAGGGATGTGCAAGCTTTGTGTCAGAGTTCTTGTCTTTAGAGCCACTGGATCCTCCCATTGACCCG CCAAGACACCTCTACTCTCCAACCTGGTTGATGCAGACTCAGCGAGGCTCCTGCTTTGATTTCTCTACTCTGCTGTGTAGCCTGTTGTTGGGTGCAGGCTACAATGCCTACTGTGTTAGTGGATACGCTGTGAAGGAAATGTGTCTCCTCAACCAGTCCCTCCAGGAATGTCCCCTACTGGTTACACATGTTAAG GGAAAGGCTACTGAGCAGAAGCGGCAGGTGAAGAAGTACTCAGTGAAACCACCACGGGACCTTCGCAGTGGCTTTGAGCAGCGTCAGGAGGAACGCAGACAAGCTGATGCACAGGCTATCCTCCTGAAGAaacagcaggaggcagagagacttCAAGAG GAGCGAGAGCGCCTACCCCCAGATCCCCTGTTGGGCCTGCGGGTCCACTGCTGGGTTCTCATTCTGTCTGGCAACCGGGAGGTTCCAGAGAACTTCTTCATTAACCCACTCACAGGGAAGAGTTTATCCACCACCAACAAATGCTTCCTGGGCATAGAGAGCATCTGGAACCATCAGAACTACTGGGTCAACATGCAGGACTGCCGGTTCGGCTGTGTG GAGATGAATTTCGACCTGGGGGATGCGGTGAAGTGGGAGTATCTGCTCTATGGCACAACTGGCCAATCTCTGCTTCTCATCCCTGACATGAAAAAACAGCAGGAGGCAGAGGATGATGAAGAG GAAGAAGTGGATGAGCCCAAGGTGTTTGAAATGCCTCCATCCTGGGTGAATCAAATCAACATCTCTCAACAAG ACATGGAGACACGCTGCCCTGGGGGCATGAAAGTTATCCAGTATCGGAAGGCCAAGCTGGAAAAGTTTGCACCCTACCTCCTCCCGGATGGTCTTGTGACACGCTTGACCTCATACTCAGACCTCGACT GTACCCAGCCCAGCACTGTGAAGGAGTGGTACCAACACAGGCATGACCACCTAGAGGAACGGGAACTGAAGAAGACTAGCAATGTCACTAATGAGCATTTCAGACCTGGACGGAGCTATGCTTTAAAAT CCCACAGGTATATTACTATGACTCCGGAGACGGAGCGTCAGATGGACTTCTACAGCCATGCCCGAGCAGACGGGCTGGCCAGACGGGTCGAGATGCCCTTTGAGATGACAGAGACCTTTGAGGATCGACCAGACTTTATGTACCATCGTCATGTCGTTTTTGGCAAACGTATCAAAGTGTTCGGCCCCAGTAATACTGAGGCACCTGACCAGGGGCAACGCCCTTTACAG AAGGTGGTGGAACAATTCAATCGAGACCGGTCCAAGCCAGCCGGGGAGGACGTAGCAGAGCGTATCTTTCTAGTGTCTGAGGACAGGATCCAAGTGACATACCACCGGGAGGACGACCGGATTATTCCTGCTTGGAGAAACTTCATAAAGCCCAGAGATTCAGGCGATTCCCAGAACCCACACTCCTTCACCCCTCAAATGGCCTCCACTTTCCAG GTAGATCCATTTGAGAAGCCCAGTAAGAATCTCTTTCTGTATGAAATGCTAGTCCATATGATGAAGGAGGAGGAGCGCGTTGCTCTCAGAGTCAAGGAGTCTGAAAAAGAG GTGAGGGCGATACTGGGTGTTAGGGAACAAGAAGAGAGCAGTATTGAGCTCCACATCTCCATCTACAACACAGCGAGAAATGAGAGAGCACGCTGCCACCGAGAGGCATTG GAGCGGACGGCCAAAGAGGAGCGTCTCCGACAGGAGGAGAAGGAGCTGGACTTCTTAGCACCTCTTCTGGCCCAGCTGGGTGACCCAGAGAACCTGACCAGACAGGCTGCTCTACAGCTGAGGAATGACTGCCTGGCTGACCTGAAGCAGCGGCTCATTGATAAGGCCAACCTCATACAGGCTCGTTTTGAGAGG gaGACCCAGGAGCTTCAGCAGAAACAGCAGTGGTACCAGAAGAACCAGCTCACTATGACCAAGGAGGATGAAGATGAATACCTTGCCTACTGCTCTGATGCCATGTTCAGGATCCATATTCTCAAACTGCGTCTGAGCAG